The genomic region AAAGAGCGGTCGCACGATGGAGTTCATCGACGGCGAGGGAAACGTGCGGACGGGACCGAACCTTCGTGACAAGATCCTGTTTCAGCCCGCCACGGGAACGCGGTGTCTCGTCGTTTCCGAGAAAGGGCCGTGGAAGGAAGTGAAATTCGATGACGGTTCGACGGGATGGTCGCACCAGAAGAACCTGAAAGCCGTCGAAGCCGCTTCCCCGGACCGAGTCGGCGCACCGTCCGAGGATGCCGACGGAAGCGTGGTTTCCGCCATTTCGGGCGGGCCGGACTCGTATGCCCTGAGCGCCGCCGTTCTCCGGCGACTGGAGGGGAAGGAACTCGACGACCTGCGCCGTTCCTTCCCGTGCGCCGCCGGCGACGTCTACGCGATCCGGTTGGCGAACGACGACCTGGCCATCCTGTGCGCGGCCGAGGGCCGGTTTTCGGGCAAGGAGACTTTTTCCCTGCGCGTGAAAACCGCGGGCCTTCACGAGATTCCGTGGCAGAAGATGGATAAGGAGACGAAGAAGGAAAAGAAGGAAGTCGGCACCCGGACCGTTGTCGTATACGAGGAAGCGCCATAGCACGTCGCGTTCCCGTTCACCCTTCGACAGACTCAGGGCGAACGGGCAGTTCGCAATCTGCAAGACTCGGGAGAGACGCCAAAGGCCCCGGTTGAGATCGCCGGGGTCTTTGTATATCGTATGGTATTAATGCCTACTTCTTCCCTGACGTCTGGATGGTCGCGAGAACGTTTTCGGCCCATGCTTTCGCGGTTTTCGAACCTTCCGTTCCCCAGTAATGGAGGCCGTCGCCGCCGCCGGAGGGGTATTTCGTGAACGGGCGGGAATCGACGAACGTTCCCTGGTCGCCGATCGTGGCCTTGATCGTCTCGCAGAGGCGGTCCTGGGCCGCGATCGATTTGACGTCCTCGCGGGCGCGCGGGGGGCCGACCCAGACGAGGGTGCAGCCGGCTTCCTTGGCGGTGTCGATGATGCGCTGAGTTTCGCGCTTCACCGTGGCTTCTGAAGCGCCGAACAGGTTCGCGCCGAGCGAAACGACCAGGACGGTCGGCTTGTATTCCTTGATCAGGTCGGGGAGAGACGGCGTGGCGCGCGGGGTGCGCCAGTCGGCCGGGCGGTCGACCTTTCCCTGCTCGTCACGGCCGTAGTAGCCGCATTTTGTCACCGTTCCCTGATACCACCACGAGGGGGAGCTGCCGGCCACGCCGTAGGTGCGTATCTGGGCGCCGGTTTCGCGCATCGCCGCATCGATCGTTGAACCGTAGATGCCGACCGTGTGCGAGTCTCCAATGTGCAGCACGCGCTGGCCCGGCCCGATCAAGGGAGTTCCGTCAGGTAGGGGGTTCGGAGCGGGGGCTGTCGAAGCCGCAGGAGTCGTTGCAGGGGAGGACGGCCCTGTGCCTGACGGCCGGCTGCCGGAAGCCGG from Candidatus Ozemobacteraceae bacterium harbors:
- a CDS encoding SH3 domain-containing protein, producing MTKYIRLSVLVALGALLLFPTGSARAVDAGKSGRTMEFIDGEGNVRTGPNLRDKILFQPATGTRCLVVSEKGPWKEVKFDDGSTGWSHQKNLKAVEAASPDRVGAPSEDADGSVVSAISGGPDSYALSAAVLRRLEGKELDDLRRSFPCAAGDVYAIRLANDDLAILCAAEGRFSGKETFSLRVKTAGLHEIPWQKMDKETKKEKKEVGTRTVVVYEEAP
- a CDS encoding LysM peptidoglycan-binding domain-containing protein — encoded protein: MTWNLTFRRAAMSFGVVFGLLAACSVHAGPFSGNSVTVAQEAPANDESSAPSVTAVVASDDTTEPVAAPSAPTMEYTVRSGDYLSGIARRLLGDPARYQEIVRLNVDRYPSLAKNPNLILVGWQLRLPGDADTAKPSSPIAPPSDSIAVSQAPSQGSVASAPAPVSPPASGSRPSGTGPSSPATTPAASTAPAPNPLPDGTPLIGPGQRVLHIGDSHTVGIYGSTIDAAMRETGAQIRTYGVAGSSPSWWYQGTVTKCGYYGRDEQGKVDRPADWRTPRATPSLPDLIKEYKPTVLVVSLGANLFGASEATVKRETQRIIDTAKEAGCTLVWVGPPRAREDVKSIAAQDRLCETIKATIGDQGTFVDSRPFTKYPSGGGDGLHYWGTEGSKTAKAWAENVLATIQTSGKK